The genomic segment CACTGACACGCCTCAGCCCGCACCCACCCGTACATAAGTCCTTTCTTTCCAGCCAATCTACGCTGGCACACCCATTGCATTCCCTGATGACGCAGGCAGTTGAGCAACAGCGGAGGGAAGCAATGAAGCTTACGAGGTTGGCAGCGGCAGCAGTTCTGGTGATGGGAATGGCGGCAGCGGCAGCGCAGGACGCAACCAAGCGTGTGATCGTGGTCAGCCTCGAAGATCGCAAGCTGGCTCTGGTAGAAGACGGCAAGGTCACCAAGGTCTACCCCGTCGCGGTCGGCAAGCCCTCCACTCCCAGCCCGGTAGGCACCTTCACCATCGAGCGCCGCGTTGCCAATCCCGTTTACCAGCACGACGGCAAGACGGTTCAGCCCGGCCCGGGCAATCCGGTCGGCACGCGGTGGATGGGGCTCAGCGTTCGCGGCTACGGCATCCATGGAACCAACGCTCCCAAGTCCATCGGCAAGGCCGCCTCTCACGGATGCATCCGCATGGCGAAGGCCAACCTCGAAGAGCTCTTCGCTCTCGTCCAGGTGGGCGACACGGTTGAGCTGATCGGCGAACGCAACGACGAGACCGCGCAGCTCTTCGGTACCGATGAAGGTCCCTCACCTGCCCAGCAGCCCGTCCTGACTGCCCAAGCTCCGGTGGCTGCTCCCGCTATCGCTGCAACCACCGCGCCGGCCAGCGCTGACACCACGGTTCAGATCGCCAAGGCTATGACGGCCACGGCCGGCGGAACCCGGTAACGGAGGTCGCCATGCTGTCGGGCATTCACTTCAGTTCAGTTCTCCTCCCCATCGTAACGGCGCTGTTGTTCGAAGAGTTGACGTTCGGCGGGCTGGTCCGGCTGCTGCTTGCTCCGTGGCCGGGGCACAGGAAACAGGAAGAGCACACCAACCGAAAGAGAGGCGGAAAATGCTCGCGTTGAAGCTGTTGCTGATCGTGGCCGGGGCGCTGTTGTTCGCTGCCGCACTGGCAATCCCACTGTATTCGTTGTTCAAGCGCCTGCAAACGATGCGAAAGAACAACGCCAACCCTGAGTCGGCCGTCGCTCCCGAACCAATCGAATGGCGCCGATCGATTCCACTCGCATTGATCGGAATCGCTCCGCTGCTGCTCGCCATAAGCATCGTCGTTGTGCCCAGCGGAATGGGCGGCGTCCGTGTGAGCCAGCTGAGCGGAACTCTGCCCGGCACCCTCTACCCCGGCGCGCACTTCATCACGCCGCTCGTCGACAGCGTGCAAATGTTTGACCTCCGCGACCACATGTTCGCCGCAGGACTCGGCGCGCAACCTGCCGGAAAGGCTCCAGCCGAAAAGCCCGGCCTGGATGTGCAATCCCGCGAAGGCTTGAAGATCGGCCTGGGCGTCACGGTGCGATACCGTCTCGACCCCGCCAAGCTATCCAGCGTGCAGGCGCACCTTCCTCAGCCGGCTGACCAGCAACTTGTTCCGCCCATCGTTGCCAGCGCGTGGCGGGAATTAGCCCCGCAGTACACCGTGCGCGAAATCTTCTCGACCAAGCGCGAGGATATCCGCACGAAAGCAAGCGCGATCATCACCCGCAAACTCGCTTCCGACGGAATCGTCGTCGAGGAGGTCATGCTCTCTGAAATCCAGCTTCCCGATGAATACGCGAAAGGCCTCGAAGGTCTACTGCTGAAGGAGCAGGAGGACGACCAGCTCGGAATCCAAACCGAGATCCAGCAGAAGCAGGTTCGCATCGCCGAACTCCAGGCGGAAGCCGAAGCAAAGCAGAAGGTGAAGCAGGCCGAGGGCGACGCCCAATCCAAGGTAGTTGAAGCCAAAGGTGAAGCCGATGCCATGCAGTACACGCTGCCTCTGAAGGAGAAGCAGATTCAGCAAAGCAAGCTTGAGGCTGAGGCTCGTAAGGAAGCCACGATCCAGAACGCCCAGGCCGATGCCGAGGCCAAGGTCATCGACAGCAAAGCCGAGCTGCAGCGCCGCAATCTGCTTTCCGACGCGGAGGCGAGCCGGATCAAGCTGCTGGCCGCGGCCAACGCAGAACGCATGAAGAGCGAAGCGGATCTACTGAACCGCTCCCCGCTCCTCATCAACAAGATCATCGCTGAGCGCCTGTCCGACAAGATCCAGGTCGTGATGGTCCCGTCTGACGGCAAGTTCTTCTTCGCGAATGACGTCTTCAAGAACATGGCCACCAACCCGGCTATCCAAAAAGAGATGGACAACGACTCCACTCCCGACAAGAAGCCCGGACAGTGATGCAGCGAACCGGAAGCCCCATCCCTGAAGCCATCGGATGGGGCTTTCCCTCGAAACGATATAATCCGCCCAAACGAAATTTCATCAGAAAGACAGGGTCCATGAGGCTGCTCGATCGGTTGGTGGTGCGTGCAAAATCGGGCATAGTCGTGCTGGCAGGCGCTTTCATCTTTCTGTTTGCGATGACCGCCATCGCAGAAGACGCCGGGCGGTGGAACGGTCCCGCAACTGAGCTGGCCCACAAAATCGCCGACGTGCTCGGCCCCGCCTCAGCCCACCTCACCATTCAGAATCTCTCCAGCATTCCCAATGAGTCGCTCCCCGCAATTCGCCGGCTGCTTGAAGATGGTCTGAAAGCGGATGGCGTTGCCATTACCAGCGGCGACAGCGCAAACACTCTGCGCGTAACCCTCAGCGAAAATGCGCGCGGAGCGGTGTGGGTCGCCGAAATCGTTCAGGGCAACCAGACACGCGTGGTGATGGTCACGGCGAATGAACCCGCGCCGCCGAACTCGCCCCCAAAGCAGAAGATCACGCTGCATATCCAGCCAATCGCCAAAGCCTCAGAGCTGCAATCGAAGGCCGGCCAGCATGATCCTGCCACTTCCGCAATTCTCGCCGCAGCACAACTGAACAACGCGTTGGTGGTCCTCACATCCGCACGCGTCGAAATCTTCCAGCCGACGCCAACCGGATGGTCCCAACTAACGCACGCAGATTTCCCCACTACCCACATGGCCTCTCGCGACCCGCGTGGCATCGTGATTCCCGCAACAGACGGAAACGGATTCGAAGCCTATGCGCCAAACGTGGCCTGCATCGGAATATTCGAAGCGGCAGCCGGCCCCCCCACCGCAAGTTGGACCACTCACTGCCGCGCAAGCGATGATCCATGGCCTCTGCTTTCGTCTGCCGCGACCACAGGCACAAAGGCCTTCTACAATTCAGCGCGTAACTACTTCACAGGAGTCATCGCGCCCCCACTCGGCGTGGACCTGCCGCCGTTTTACACTGCGGCCCTAGTGCCCAACCGTGCCGCAGGCCCGGCTCTGTTAATCGGCGCAATCGACGGCAGAGTCCTCCTGCTTGAGAACAGCCAGCTCAAACCAGTGACAGGCACACGCGACTGGGGCAGCGATGTCGCCGCGGTCAATTCAACTTGCAGCGGAGGTGAGCAGGTCATCGTGTCCTCCTCGGGCGAAGGATCCGCCGACAGCCTGCGCTCCTACGAACTGCCCGCCCAGGATGCCGTGCCCATCAGCGAACCCCTCATGCTCGGCGGAACAGCAATGGCCTTGTGGCCCGCGCCGGATCAAAAATCTGTAATCGCCATCGTGCGCAAGCCTCTCGAACAGGGCCGCGGCTTCGACTACGAGGTGGACCGTGTTTCCCAAAGCTGCAATTAGCGCGCTGCTTGTCCTAGCCGCGCTCCCACTGGCGGCGCGAACCCGCCCGCATTACGGAGAAACGCTCCGCGTCGAAATCGCCGGCGATCCGTGGCAGCGTCCCAACGGAATCGCGCGCCGCCTCGTCCTCGACGGCCTCACGCAGATCGGCGATGACGGAGACATCCGCCCCGCCCTCGCAACTTCCTGGACATCGGAGAACGCGGATCATCGCTGGCAATTCCGCCTTCGTCCCGGTGTTCATTTTCACGACGGCTCGGCGCTCGCATCGACCACAATCGCCGCGTCCCTGATGGCCTCATGCATGGCGAGCTGTCCGTGGCAAGCAGTGCGCGCGCTCGGCACTTCCATCGTGTTCACAAGCGATACTCCGATGCCGCACCTTCCGCAGCTTCTGGCCGGAGACGAGTTCCTTGTTTCGAAGCCGCAGACGGCGGAGTCCGATGGCGGAACCGGACCCTTCCAGGTTTCCGGATTCACCAACGGCATCCTCACCCTGGCCGCGAGCGATTCCTACTGGGAGGGTCGCCCGTTCGTCGATGCAATCGAGATTCACACGCGCCGCCCAACCAGTGATCAGTGGCTCGATCTCAGCGGCGGCCGCGCCGACCTGGTGGAGGTCCCAGCCGAGAACATCCGTCAGGCACAGCAGCAACACTTCAACGTGCTTGCCTCGGCACCTGTTGAGGTTCTAGCGCTCGAGTTGAGCAACACAGGCGCGCTCGCAAACCCAAACCTCAGGGCCGCCATGGCTTACGCCGTCGACCGCAATGCCCTTGCCAACGTGATCTTCCAGAAGCAAGGCAAAGCCAGCGCAGCGCTCCTGCCGCAGAACATCTCAGGATTCGCCTTCCTGTTTCCAGCCGAGCGCGATCTGAATAAAGCGCACGAACTGCGCGGAGGCATTACCGCACCACTATTAACACTGCAGGCCGACAGCAGCGGAACCTTTCAACTCGCGGCCCAGCGCATTGCGCTTAACCTGCGTGAAGCCGGATTCAACGTGCAGGTTGTTGGACCCGGTACCAAAACCCCCGACATGCGCCTGCGCATCTTCCGCGTCGGAGGCGCAGATGCCGCAGCAGACCTTTCGCAGATTGCGTTCGCAACCGGGCAGCCCATCCAAGCCGGCGGCGCCGATCTGAGCGCAGCCTACGGCGCCGAGCGCGAACTCCTCGATCGCAAGACTCTGATCCCGCTCGTCCACCTGCCCTGTGCCTATGCCCTTAGCTCCCGCGTCCGCGATCTGCAACTGCACTACGATGGAACGCTCGCCCTCGACGGAGCTTCGGTGGAGGCTGCGAAGTGATTCTGCGCCAGAAGCTGCTCCTGCTCTTCGCCGCTACCATCACTGCCGCGGTAGCAGTGGTTGCGTGGACAGTGCTCCTGCGCATAAAGAACGTCTTCGAGCTGCGCGACCAGGAAGAGACCGCCCTGTTCGTCGCGCAGTTTCAGCGCGAATTCCAGAGCCGCTCCACCGAAGTAGCCTCAGCCATCGATCGATTAGCCGCCAGCGAGCGCGCCCGCTCCATTGCCGTCGAGATCGCACAGACCGGCGACTCCGCGCTCTACGTTACAGAAGCGCAGCACCTAGCCTCCGAGGCGCATCTCGATTTCCTCGAAATCGTCAGCCCAACAGGCGAGATCATCAGCTCAGCGCAATGGCCCGCACGCTTCGGCTACACCGATGCTGCCGCGGCGACGCAGAACTCCTCAGCCTTCCTCAAACGTGAAAGCCTCCCTGATGGAACCTCGCAGCTCGGCCTCTTCGCCGTGAGACCCGTTCTCGGCAGCGGGCCAACCATTCGCATCATCGGTGGACAAAAGCTGGATCAGGCATTTCTCGCAGATCTCCCCGTCGCCCCCGGCATGACCATAGCGCTCTACGCTGACGACGCCGCTCAAGCTCCAGATGCAGCCAGTGCCGTCAATCCCAAGCACCTCATCACATCCGACGGCGCACCCGCCAGCGTCCAGCCCTATCAAAGCATCATCATCGCCGCCCTGAAAACCGGCCAGCAGGTCAGTTCCATCGTCTACCTCACGAGACACCGTGAAGACAGCGCGAACGTCACGGCGATCCCGCTCAAGAACGACCAGGGCCAGACCCTCGCAGTCGTCACAGTCGCCATCTCGCGTAAAGGCATGGTTGAGGCCCAGCAGCACATTCGTGCCATTTCTTACGGCGTCGCCAGCGGCGGAATCCTCCTGGCGATCGTCTTCAGTCTCTGGATCGCCGCGCGCGTCTCACGTCCGATTGAAGAACTCGCGCGCGCCTCTGAAGGAGTTGCCGCCGGCAACTGGGACGTGTCTGTCCCTGAGAGAGGACGCGATGAGCTCAGCGTCTTGGCGCGCAGCTTCAATCACATGACCGCACAGCTCACCGCGCAGCGCGACAAGCTGGTGCAGACCGAGCGTGTAGCGGCGTGGCGCGAACTGGCGCGGCGCCTCGCGCACGAGCTTAAGAATCCGCTCTTCCCCCTGCAACTCACCGTCGAAAACCTCGCCCGCTCCCGCCACCTTCCCCCGGAAGAGTTCGACGAAGTCTTCGAGGAGAGCACCCGCACTCTCAGCATGGAGATCGCGAATCTCAAAGCCATCATTGGCCGCTTCGGGGACTTCAGCAAGATGCCGAAACCTGAGGTAGAGCGCATCGAAACCGCAGACGTGATCTGGAGAGTGGCGCTTCTGTACTTTCCATCCCTAGTTCGCGGAATGACTGTTGAAGATGCCGATGCCGCCGCGGAAATGGATAAGATCCGTTGCAGCGTCGAACTCGCTCTGGATCCGATGCCCCTCGACGCCGATCCCGAACTCCTGCACCGAGCCCTCTCCAACCTGGTCCTCAACGCCCGCGATGCTATGCCGGAAGGCGGAACTCTGCGCCTCGGCGCTCGCCCCTTGCCGGACTCCATCGAGATCACCGTCGCTGACTCCGGCCGGGGCCTCACCCCCGAAGAGTGCGACCGCCTCTTCACCCCCTACTACACCACCAAGGAGCACGGCACCGGCCTCGGACTGGCCATTGTCCAGTCCATCGTCGCCGATCACAACGGAACGATCCGAGTCGAAAGCCCTTCGGGCGGCGGCGCAACATTTATCATCACTCTGCCACGCGCGGTCGAATCACTGACAACCGACAACTGACCCACTGGCAACTGATCGCATGAGCATGAAGGCCAACATTCTTATAGTGGATGACGAGGCGAACACCCTGGCCTCTCTGTCGCGCGCCTTCCGGCTCGCCGGTCACGAAGCCACCGTTTGCGACAACGCCGCCCGCGCGCTCGAGCTCGCACGCACCCAGACATTCGACATGATTCTCAGCGACGTCGTCATGCCGCGCCGTGACGGCCTCGCTCTGCTTGCCGACTTGAAAGCCGCGGGCGTCACGGCTCCCGTCGTCATGATGAGCGGCCAGGCTCACATCGACATGGCCGTCCGCGCCACCCGGCTCGGCGCTCTCGATTTCCTCGAGAAGCCGCTCTCAACCGAAAAACTGCTCGTCACCCTCGAGAACGCGCTGAAGCTCACGCGGCTCGAATCGGAAAACCGCGAACTGCGCACGCGCGTCGGCAAGCACGAGCTGGTCTGGACCGGCGACACCATGCGCCGCATCATGGCTCAAATTGAGCGCGTAGCAGCCAGCGAGTCGCGCGTCTGCATCTACGGCGAGACCGGCACCGGCAAAGAGCTCGTAGCCCGCACGCTGCACGAAAAGAGCCATCGATCTGCCGGACCCTTCGTCACACTAAACTGCGCCGCGGTTCCCGCCGAACTCATCGAAAGCGAATTGTTCGGCCACGAAAAAGGCTCCTTCACTGGTGCCGCGCAGCGGCATATCGGCAAATTCGAGCAGGCACACCGCGGCACGCTGTTCCTCGACGAAATCGGCGACATGCCCGCCACCATGCAAGCCAAGATGTTGCGCGTCCTCGAGGAGAGCGTCGTAGAGCGCATCGGCAGCGACAAGCCAGTTCACGTAGATGTCCGCGTCATCGTCGCCACCCATCGCAATCTCGACCAGCAGGTGCAGACCGGTGCCTTCCGCCGCGACCTCTATCATCGCGTCATCGTATTTCCCATCGAGCTTCCTCCGTTGCGAAGCCGGTCGGAAGACATCCCTCTCCTGGTGGAACACTTCGCGCAACAGGTGTTTGCGCAGAACGGCTGGAAGCCAATCCCCTTCACTACCGACGCCATCGCGGCCCTTCAGAAGTACACATGGCCGGGAAACATTCGCGAGCTGCGCAATATGGTCGAACGCCTCCTGCTTCTCTCAGGCACTGAGGTCGATGCCGAAACCGTGCGCCTTGCGCTGCCTAGCATCAACGCGCACTCCGCAGCACCCGGCAACATCAACATGCCTGCACTAGACCAAGGCCCTCTTGCCGAGCGCGTAGCCTCATTCGAAAAAGCCACAGTCCTTGCGGAAATCCGACGCCAGCATCGCAACATTACTAAGGCCGCCGCAGCGCTCGGCCTCGAGCGTAGCCACCTCTACAAGAAATGCCAGCAGCTTGGCATCGACCTCCGCGATGTCCCCGCCGAATGAATTCACTCGCCACAATCCCGCAAAACTGACGGCAAAGCAACAGCGCTCCTGCGGCCCACCATCCCACGGGTGGAGGAGAACCGCCGCACATGCGCAGATCCCGCACCGCAGCAGCTTCCACCCTTGCACTCCTGATGATTCTCCTGGTGCTTCCAGCAACCACCTGGTCGCAGCCTCTGTTTGGCCAGGACGGAATCACCTCGCTCCCCTGGATGCAGCCGCCCCCCGAGTTCAAGGAGATGCAGAGGAAAGGCTTTCACGCCG from the Occallatibacter riparius genome contains:
- a CDS encoding sensor histidine kinase, which gives rise to MILRQKLLLLFAATITAAVAVVAWTVLLRIKNVFELRDQEETALFVAQFQREFQSRSTEVASAIDRLAASERARSIAVEIAQTGDSALYVTEAQHLASEAHLDFLEIVSPTGEIISSAQWPARFGYTDAAAATQNSSAFLKRESLPDGTSQLGLFAVRPVLGSGPTIRIIGGQKLDQAFLADLPVAPGMTIALYADDAAQAPDAASAVNPKHLITSDGAPASVQPYQSIIIAALKTGQQVSSIVYLTRHREDSANVTAIPLKNDQGQTLAVVTVAISRKGMVEAQQHIRAISYGVASGGILLAIVFSLWIAARVSRPIEELARASEGVAAGNWDVSVPERGRDELSVLARSFNHMTAQLTAQRDKLVQTERVAAWRELARRLAHELKNPLFPLQLTVENLARSRHLPPEEFDEVFEESTRTLSMEIANLKAIIGRFGDFSKMPKPEVERIETADVIWRVALLYFPSLVRGMTVEDADAAAEMDKIRCSVELALDPMPLDADPELLHRALSNLVLNARDAMPEGGTLRLGARPLPDSIEITVADSGRGLTPEECDRLFTPYYTTKEHGTGLGLAIVQSIVADHNGTIRVESPSGGGATFIITLPRAVESLTTDN
- a CDS encoding sigma-54-dependent transcriptional regulator gives rise to the protein MSMKANILIVDDEANTLASLSRAFRLAGHEATVCDNAARALELARTQTFDMILSDVVMPRRDGLALLADLKAAGVTAPVVMMSGQAHIDMAVRATRLGALDFLEKPLSTEKLLVTLENALKLTRLESENRELRTRVGKHELVWTGDTMRRIMAQIERVAASESRVCIYGETGTGKELVARTLHEKSHRSAGPFVTLNCAAVPAELIESELFGHEKGSFTGAAQRHIGKFEQAHRGTLFLDEIGDMPATMQAKMLRVLEESVVERIGSDKPVHVDVRVIVATHRNLDQQVQTGAFRRDLYHRVIVFPIELPPLRSRSEDIPLLVEHFAQQVFAQNGWKPIPFTTDAIAALQKYTWPGNIRELRNMVERLLLLSGTEVDAETVRLALPSINAHSAAPGNINMPALDQGPLAERVASFEKATVLAEIRRQHRNITKAAAALGLERSHLYKKCQQLGIDLRDVPAE
- a CDS encoding ABC transporter substrate-binding protein; this translates as MFPKAAISALLVLAALPLAARTRPHYGETLRVEIAGDPWQRPNGIARRLVLDGLTQIGDDGDIRPALATSWTSENADHRWQFRLRPGVHFHDGSALASTTIAASLMASCMASCPWQAVRALGTSIVFTSDTPMPHLPQLLAGDEFLVSKPQTAESDGGTGPFQVSGFTNGILTLAASDSYWEGRPFVDAIEIHTRRPTSDQWLDLSGGRADLVEVPAENIRQAQQQHFNVLASAPVEVLALELSNTGALANPNLRAAMAYAVDRNALANVIFQKQGKASAALLPQNISGFAFLFPAERDLNKAHELRGGITAPLLTLQADSSGTFQLAAQRIALNLREAGFNVQVVGPGTKTPDMRLRIFRVGGADAAADLSQIAFATGQPIQAGGADLSAAYGAERELLDRKTLIPLVHLPCAYALSSRVRDLQLHYDGTLALDGASVEAAK
- a CDS encoding SPFH domain-containing protein is translated as MLALKLLLIVAGALLFAAALAIPLYSLFKRLQTMRKNNANPESAVAPEPIEWRRSIPLALIGIAPLLLAISIVVVPSGMGGVRVSQLSGTLPGTLYPGAHFITPLVDSVQMFDLRDHMFAAGLGAQPAGKAPAEKPGLDVQSREGLKIGLGVTVRYRLDPAKLSSVQAHLPQPADQQLVPPIVASAWRELAPQYTVREIFSTKREDIRTKASAIITRKLASDGIVVEEVMLSEIQLPDEYAKGLEGLLLKEQEDDQLGIQTEIQQKQVRIAELQAEAEAKQKVKQAEGDAQSKVVEAKGEADAMQYTLPLKEKQIQQSKLEAEARKEATIQNAQADAEAKVIDSKAELQRRNLLSDAEASRIKLLAAANAERMKSEADLLNRSPLLINKIIAERLSDKIQVVMVPSDGKFFFANDVFKNMATNPAIQKEMDNDSTPDKKPGQ
- a CDS encoding L,D-transpeptidase, with protein sequence MKLTRLAAAAVLVMGMAAAAAQDATKRVIVVSLEDRKLALVEDGKVTKVYPVAVGKPSTPSPVGTFTIERRVANPVYQHDGKTVQPGPGNPVGTRWMGLSVRGYGIHGTNAPKSIGKAASHGCIRMAKANLEELFALVQVGDTVELIGERNDETAQLFGTDEGPSPAQQPVLTAQAPVAAPAIAATTAPASADTTVQIAKAMTATAGGTR